Proteins from a genomic interval of Tenacibaculum sp. SZ-18:
- the hisIE gene encoding bifunctional phosphoribosyl-AMP cyclohydrolase/phosphoribosyl-ATP diphosphatase HisIE — MKVDFKKSNDGLVPVIIQNSKTLQVLMLGYMNEEAFEKTQKEQVVTFFSRSKNRLWTKGESSGNFLYVKDIKVDCDNDTILIKADPKGPTCHKGDVSCFAEETPKGFVYELENIIHDRIDNNVESSYTNKLFKRGINKVAQKVGEEAVEVVIEAKDNNDDLFTNEAADLLYHYLILLKAKGFTLKDIEAVLKSRH, encoded by the coding sequence ATGAAAGTAGATTTTAAAAAAAGTAACGACGGTTTAGTGCCAGTTATTATTCAGAATAGCAAAACATTACAAGTATTAATGTTAGGTTATATGAACGAAGAAGCGTTTGAAAAAACACAAAAAGAACAAGTAGTAACGTTTTTTAGTAGAAGTAAAAATAGATTATGGACAAAAGGTGAATCGAGTGGAAATTTCTTATATGTAAAAGACATTAAAGTGGATTGTGATAATGACACCATTTTAATCAAAGCGGATCCTAAAGGACCAACATGTCACAAAGGAGATGTTTCATGTTTCGCAGAAGAAACACCAAAAGGTTTTGTGTATGAATTAGAGAACATTATTCACGATAGAATCGATAATAACGTAGAATCTTCATATACCAACAAATTATTTAAAAGAGGAATTAATAAAGTAGCACAAAAAGTTGGTGAAGAAGCCGTAGAAGTTGTAATAGAAGCTAAAGACAATAACGATGACTTATTCACCAATGAAGCAGCAGATTTATTATATCACTACTTAATTTTGTTAAAAGCAAAAGGATTTACGTTGAAAGATATTGAAGCTGTTTTAAAAAGTAGACACTAA
- a CDS encoding cyclic-phosphate processing receiver domain-containing protein produces the protein MKKKLFLDDLRTIDMVYDASQEKEFDIVRTYEAFVSYVQKNGLPDFISFDNDLGLDKNGEVALDGYAAAKWLVYESDLDLRSLQFKVHSANPVAAEQIKGLLTNYIDFLNKS, from the coding sequence ATGAAAAAGAAATTGTTTTTAGATGACTTAAGAACTATAGATATGGTTTATGACGCATCGCAAGAAAAAGAATTTGATATTGTAAGAACGTATGAAGCATTTGTTTCATATGTTCAAAAAAATGGTTTGCCAGATTTTATCAGTTTTGATAATGATTTAGGATTAGATAAAAATGGAGAAGTTGCTCTTGATGGTTATGCTGCTGCAAAATGGTTAGTGTATGAATCAGATTTAGATTTAAGAAGTTTACAATTCAAAGTACACTCTGCAAATCCAGTAGCTGCCGAACAAATAAAAGGATTATTAACGAATTATATTGATTTTTTAAATAAGTCATGA
- the hisF gene encoding imidazole glycerol phosphate synthase subunit HisF, producing MLTKRIVPCLDIKNGRTVKGVNFVNLIDAGDPVVLAKQYAELGADELVFLDIAATLENRGTTLDMVEKVAAQVNIPFTVGGGISSIEHVDALLKCGADKVSINSSAVKRPELINELSQKFGSQCVVVAIDAKQVDGEWKVHLAGGTIPTELNLFDWANEVQQRGAGEILFTSMDNDGTKAGFANKALARLSDELNIPIIASGGAGSVQHFIDTFIEGKSDAALAASVFHFGEIPIQELKQALKEQNIPVRI from the coding sequence ATGTTAACAAAACGAATAGTTCCTTGTTTGGATATTAAAAATGGAAGAACAGTAAAAGGAGTCAATTTTGTAAACTTAATAGATGCTGGTGATCCTGTTGTTCTTGCGAAACAATATGCTGAGCTTGGAGCGGACGAACTGGTGTTTTTAGATATAGCAGCTACTCTTGAAAATAGAGGAACTACTTTAGATATGGTAGAAAAGGTTGCTGCTCAAGTAAATATTCCATTCACTGTTGGAGGGGGAATTTCTTCTATCGAACATGTAGATGCTTTATTGAAATGTGGAGCGGATAAAGTTTCGATTAATTCATCAGCTGTTAAAAGACCAGAGTTAATTAACGAATTATCTCAAAAATTTGGAAGTCAATGTGTAGTTGTAGCTATTGATGCTAAACAAGTTGACGGAGAATGGAAAGTTCATTTGGCTGGTGGAACAATTCCGACAGAATTGAATTTATTTGATTGGGCTAATGAAGTTCAACAAAGAGGAGCAGGAGAGATCTTATTTACATCAATGGATAATGATGGAACCAAAGCGGGATTTGCAAATAAAGCCTTGGCAAGGTTGTCAGATGAATTGAATATTCCAATTATTGCTTCTGGGGGAGCTGGATCTGTGCAACATTTCATTGATACATTTATAGAAGGAAAATCTGATGCTGCTTTAGCAGCAAGTGTTTTCCACTTTGGCGAAATTCCAATTCAAGAATTAAAACAAGCTTTAAAAGAACAAAATATTCCTGTTAGGATTTAA
- a CDS encoding DinB family protein, which translates to MNIEVLEEFKNQIIYRLDESTRMNTKSLSLITEDDVWKRINNSSNSIGNLILHLCGNITQYAIASLGNTDDLRNRDLEFSMDKGFLKSELLEKLNTTLEQSKKIINKTTLEEYLRKREVQGFTFSGIGIVIHVTEHYSYHTGQIAFWVKQLKNKDLGFFDGVDLTTKNKD; encoded by the coding sequence ATGAATATTGAAGTATTAGAAGAATTTAAGAATCAAATCATTTACAGATTGGATGAAAGTACTCGAATGAATACTAAATCATTGAGTCTAATTACAGAAGATGATGTTTGGAAAAGAATCAATAATTCTTCGAATAGTATAGGAAACTTAATACTTCATTTATGTGGTAATATAACTCAGTACGCAATTGCTTCATTAGGAAACACTGATGATTTAAGAAATAGAGATCTAGAGTTTTCTATGGATAAGGGTTTTTTAAAATCTGAACTATTAGAAAAACTGAACACGACTCTTGAACAATCAAAAAAGATTATTAACAAAACTACTCTTGAAGAATATCTTAGAAAACGAGAAGTTCAAGGGTTTACCTTTTCAGGTATTGGAATTGTAATTCACGTAACTGAACATTATTCGTATCACACAGGACAAATTGCTTTTTGGGTAAAGCAATTAAAGAATAAAGATTTAGGTTTTTTCGATGGAGTAGATTTAACAACAAAAAATAAAGATTAA
- the hisA gene encoding 1-(5-phosphoribosyl)-5-[(5-phosphoribosylamino)methylideneamino]imidazole-4-carboxamide isomerase: MRIIPAIDIIEGKCVRLTKGDYNTKKIYNENPLEVAKQFEDAGIEYLHVVDLDGAKSKHIVNHKVLEQIASKTNLKIDFGGGLKSDEDAKIAFESGANQITGGSIAVKNPDIFINWLKNYGSERIILGADSKNRKVATHGWMQTSVVDVVEFIIDYEEIGVEYVICTDVAKDGMLEGTSNDLYKEILESTKVKLIASGGVSNLDDLFKVQELGCEGVIVGKAIYENKISLKELEQFIIKQ, translated from the coding sequence ATGAGAATAATACCTGCTATTGACATTATTGAAGGAAAATGTGTTCGTTTAACTAAAGGGGATTACAACACAAAGAAAATTTACAACGAAAACCCGTTAGAGGTTGCTAAACAATTTGAAGATGCTGGTATTGAGTATTTACATGTAGTTGATTTAGATGGAGCTAAGTCTAAACATATTGTAAATCATAAGGTGTTGGAGCAAATTGCTTCGAAAACCAATTTAAAAATAGATTTTGGTGGTGGTTTAAAATCTGATGAAGACGCTAAAATCGCATTTGAAAGTGGAGCAAATCAAATTACTGGCGGAAGTATAGCTGTGAAAAATCCAGATATTTTTATTAATTGGTTGAAAAATTATGGTTCTGAGAGAATCATTTTAGGAGCGGATTCTAAAAACAGGAAAGTTGCCACGCACGGTTGGATGCAAACTTCGGTAGTTGACGTTGTTGAATTTATTATTGATTATGAGGAGATCGGTGTAGAGTATGTAATTTGTACAGATGTTGCAAAAGACGGAATGCTGGAAGGAACTTCAAATGATTTGTACAAGGAAATTTTGGAATCAACAAAAGTAAAGTTAATAGCAAGTGGTGGAGTCTCTAATTTAGACGATTTATTTAAAGTTCAAGAATTAGGGTGTGAGGGTGTTATTGTTGGTAAAGCTATTTATGAGAATAAAATTAGTTTAAAAGAATTAGAGCAATTTATTATTAAACAATAA
- a CDS encoding four helix bundle protein, giving the protein MNNYENLKIWEKAMNLVEEVYSVIKLMPEEEKYGLVSQIKRCSISIPSNIAEGAGRNSKKEFKHFLSIANGSTCELETQILLSARLKFIKNEQVKNILNLCNEVKKMNFSLQRSL; this is encoded by the coding sequence GTGAATAATTATGAAAATTTAAAAATTTGGGAAAAAGCAATGAATTTGGTTGAAGAAGTCTATTCCGTAATCAAATTAATGCCTGAAGAAGAGAAATACGGATTAGTATCACAAATTAAAAGATGTAGTATTTCTATTCCTTCTAATATAGCTGAAGGAGCAGGAAGAAATTCAAAAAAGGAGTTCAAGCATTTTTTGAGTATCGCAAATGGTTCTACATGTGAACTTGAAACGCAGATATTATTATCTGCAAGACTAAAATTTATTAAAAATGAACAAGTAAAAAATATTTTGAACTTATGTAATGAAGTCAAAAAAATGAACTTTTCACTTCAAAGAAGCTTATAA
- the hisH gene encoding imidazole glycerol phosphate synthase subunit HisH, producing the protein MKLVIIDYGAGNIKSIQFAFKRLGVDAVLTNNVEEIQNADKVIFPGVGEASSAMNKLRESGLDKVIPTLKQPVLGICLGMQLMCTSSEEGNTEGLGIFDVEIKRFSNELKVPQMGWNTISNLKSDLFKGIKDEEYMYLVHSYYAEDCKYAIAATDYGIKYATALHKDNFYGTQFHPEKSGVEGEKILKNFLEL; encoded by the coding sequence ATGAAATTAGTCATTATAGATTACGGAGCTGGGAACATAAAAAGTATTCAATTTGCCTTTAAAAGATTAGGTGTTGATGCTGTTTTAACCAATAACGTAGAAGAAATTCAAAATGCTGATAAGGTGATTTTTCCCGGTGTGGGAGAAGCAAGTTCAGCAATGAATAAATTAAGAGAAAGTGGTCTGGATAAAGTTATTCCAACATTAAAGCAGCCTGTTTTAGGTATTTGTTTGGGTATGCAATTAATGTGTACTTCATCAGAAGAGGGAAATACCGAAGGATTAGGAATTTTTGATGTAGAAATTAAACGTTTCTCTAATGAGTTGAAAGTTCCTCAAATGGGTTGGAATACAATTTCAAATTTAAAGTCAGATTTATTCAAAGGAATAAAAGACGAGGAATACATGTATTTAGTTCACAGTTATTATGCTGAAGATTGTAAATATGCAATAGCAGCTACCGATTATGGAATAAAATATGCTACAGCTTTACATAAAGATAATTTTTATGGAACTCAGTTTCATCCAGAAAAAAGTGGTGTTGAAGGGGAAAAAATTCTGAAGAATTTTTTAGAACTTTAG
- the hisB gene encoding bifunctional histidinol-phosphatase/imidazoleglycerol-phosphate dehydratase HisB: MKKKVLFIDRDGTLVIEPPIDYQLDSLEKLEFYPKVFQYMAKIAEELDFELVMVTNQDGLGTDSFPEDTFWPAQNKVIDAFAKEGVIFSEVLIDRTFAAENAPTRKPRTGLLTQYFSEDYDLENSFVLGDRITDMELAKNLGAKGIYLSENPELGADEIESSKQEIIDCIALTSTDWKKIYEFLKLEDRVAEITRNTNETKIYIKLNLDGSGKNDISTGLKFFDHMLDQIGRHGAMDLTIKVDGDLEVDEHHTIEDTMIALGEVFYQAVGNKLGIERYGFCLPMDDCLAQVAVDFGGRNWLEWDAEFKREKIGDMPTEMFFHLFKSFTDGAKCNLNVKAEGVNEHHKIEGIFKAFAKAIKMAVKRDANKMFLPSTKGVL; the protein is encoded by the coding sequence ATGAAGAAAAAAGTATTATTTATAGATAGAGATGGAACTTTAGTAATAGAACCACCTATAGATTATCAGTTAGATAGTTTAGAAAAGTTAGAATTTTATCCGAAAGTATTTCAATACATGGCTAAAATTGCTGAAGAATTAGATTTTGAATTGGTTATGGTTACCAATCAAGACGGTTTAGGAACCGATTCTTTTCCAGAAGATACATTTTGGCCTGCTCAAAATAAAGTTATTGATGCTTTTGCTAAAGAAGGGGTTATTTTTTCTGAGGTGCTTATAGATAGAACGTTTGCTGCGGAAAATGCACCAACTCGTAAGCCAAGAACAGGTTTGTTAACACAATATTTTTCTGAAGATTATGATCTTGAGAATTCTTTCGTTCTAGGGGATCGTATTACAGATATGGAATTAGCTAAGAATTTAGGAGCAAAAGGAATTTACTTGTCAGAAAATCCTGAATTAGGAGCTGATGAAATAGAATCATCTAAACAAGAAATAATCGATTGTATCGCTTTAACAAGCACAGATTGGAAAAAGATTTATGAGTTTTTAAAGTTAGAAGATCGTGTTGCTGAAATTACTAGAAACACTAATGAAACTAAGATTTATATCAAATTAAATTTAGATGGTTCAGGTAAAAACGATATTAGTACTGGATTAAAATTCTTTGATCACATGTTAGACCAAATTGGTCGTCATGGAGCAATGGATTTAACAATTAAAGTTGATGGTGATTTAGAAGTTGATGAACACCACACTATTGAAGATACAATGATTGCTTTAGGTGAAGTCTTTTATCAAGCAGTTGGAAATAAATTAGGTATCGAACGATATGGATTCTGTTTACCGATGGATGATTGTTTAGCACAAGTTGCCGTTGATTTTGGTGGTAGAAACTGGTTAGAATGGGATGCCGAATTTAAGAGAGAGAAAATTGGAGATATGCCTACAGAAATGTTTTTTCACTTATTCAAATCATTTACAGATGGAGCAAAATGTAACTTAAATGTTAAAGCAGAAGGTGTGAACGAACACCACAAAATAGAAGGAATATTTAAAGCATTCGCTAAAGCTATAAAAATGGCTGTAAAACGTGATGCTAATAAAATGTTTTTACCATCAACTAAAGGAGTACTTTAG
- the hisC gene encoding histidinol-phosphate transaminase, producing the protein MFSLEKIVRKNIWNLTPYSSARDEFKGTADVFLDANENPYGNLNRYPDPQQSKIKEKLAKIKNVNTDQIFIGNGSDEVIDIAFRIFCEPGVDKALTFSPTYGMYDVSADINNIELIKQPLINDFQINLNQLQPYLDDPLVKMIFICSPNNPTGNTINEEDIEYILSNFDGIVIIDEAYIDFSSKKSFTEKINDYPNLIVSQTFSKAWGLAGVRVGAAYTNEAILDLYNRVKPPYNVSVLNQDAVLESLNNASDVKKNIDIILEERCRLKQRLASIKKVNKIYPSDANFLLVNVDDANKTYNYLINEKVIIRNRNKVINNCIRITVGTPEENEQLINALKAL; encoded by the coding sequence ATGTTTAGTTTAGAAAAAATAGTTAGGAAAAATATATGGAATTTAACTCCGTATTCTTCTGCGAGAGATGAATTTAAAGGAACCGCAGATGTTTTTTTAGATGCAAATGAAAACCCTTACGGAAACTTAAATCGTTATCCAGATCCGCAACAAAGTAAAATCAAGGAGAAGTTAGCAAAGATTAAAAATGTTAATACAGATCAGATCTTTATTGGAAATGGAAGTGATGAAGTTATTGATATAGCATTTCGTATTTTTTGTGAACCTGGAGTTGATAAAGCTTTAACGTTTTCTCCAACTTATGGAATGTACGATGTTTCGGCAGACATTAATAATATTGAGTTAATAAAGCAGCCATTAATTAATGATTTTCAGATTAATTTAAATCAATTACAGCCTTATTTAGACGATCCGTTGGTGAAGATGATATTTATATGTTCTCCAAATAATCCAACAGGAAATACGATTAATGAGGAAGATATTGAATATATATTATCTAATTTCGATGGTATTGTAATTATAGATGAAGCGTATATTGATTTCAGTTCTAAGAAATCATTTACAGAAAAAATTAACGATTATCCTAATTTAATAGTGAGTCAAACCTTCAGTAAAGCTTGGGGATTAGCTGGTGTTAGAGTAGGAGCAGCATATACAAACGAAGCGATTTTAGATTTGTACAACAGGGTTAAACCTCCTTATAATGTAAGTGTTTTAAATCAAGATGCTGTTTTAGAATCATTAAATAATGCATCAGACGTAAAGAAAAATATTGATATTATTTTAGAAGAAAGATGTAGGTTGAAGCAACGTTTGGCAAGCATTAAAAAAGTAAATAAGATATATCCTTCTGATGCTAACTTTTTATTGGTAAATGTAGACGATGCGAATAAAACCTATAATTATTTAATTAATGAAAAAGTTATTATTAGAAATCGAAATAAAGTAATTAATAATTGTATTAGAATTACTGTTGGAACTCCAGAAGAAAACGAACAACTAATCAACGCGCTAAAGGCATTATAA
- the hisD gene encoding histidinol dehydrogenase: protein MKVYTNPDKSTWNELCKRAQFDKSELNDIVTAILENVQKNKDQALYEYAEKFDNTKLSSLEVSQGEIEAAKNEVSEELKQAIEQAKNNIEVFHNSQKETPKVIETTKGVQCWRKSVGIEKVGLYIPGGTAPLFSTILMLAVPAKVAGCKEIVLCTPPNKEGKVDPVILYTANLVGVTKIFKVGGAQAVGAMTFGTETIPQVYKIFGPGNQFVTKAKELVQEYGVAIDMPAGPSEVLVIADETSNPGFVASDLLSQAEHGTDSQVILVSNNKASIGEIENQLERQLNELPRKEIAEKALQNSRTIYFDSIEEGIDFSNEYAPEHLIIASESADNFIEKITNAGSVFLGNYSCESAGDYASGTNHTLPTYGYAKNYSGVSLDSFVKKITFQKLSKEGIKNIGNTIELMAEAEGLQAHKNAVTLRLKSLTDV from the coding sequence ATGAAAGTTTATACAAATCCGGACAAAAGTACTTGGAATGAGCTTTGTAAAAGAGCTCAGTTTGATAAATCTGAACTTAATGATATTGTAACGGCTATTCTAGAGAACGTTCAGAAAAATAAGGATCAAGCTTTATATGAATATGCCGAGAAGTTTGATAATACAAAGTTATCTAGCTTAGAAGTTTCTCAGGGAGAAATTGAAGCGGCAAAAAATGAAGTTTCAGAAGAATTGAAGCAGGCTATTGAACAAGCTAAAAATAATATTGAAGTTTTTCACAATTCTCAAAAAGAGACTCCAAAAGTAATTGAAACTACTAAAGGTGTTCAATGTTGGAGAAAATCTGTAGGAATTGAAAAAGTTGGTTTATATATTCCAGGAGGAACAGCGCCATTATTTTCAACAATTTTAATGCTAGCTGTACCAGCGAAAGTTGCTGGTTGTAAAGAAATTGTATTGTGTACACCTCCAAATAAGGAAGGAAAGGTTGATCCTGTAATTTTATATACAGCAAATCTTGTTGGAGTAACCAAAATATTTAAAGTTGGTGGAGCACAAGCCGTTGGAGCTATGACGTTTGGTACAGAAACTATTCCACAAGTTTATAAAATATTCGGACCAGGAAATCAATTTGTGACTAAAGCAAAAGAATTGGTTCAGGAATATGGAGTTGCGATTGATATGCCAGCTGGACCAAGTGAAGTTTTAGTGATTGCAGATGAAACTTCAAACCCAGGTTTTGTGGCTTCTGATTTATTATCACAAGCTGAACACGGAACAGATAGTCAGGTGATTTTAGTTTCAAATAATAAAGCAAGTATTGGAGAAATTGAAAATCAATTGGAAAGACAGTTAAATGAATTACCGAGAAAAGAGATTGCTGAGAAAGCGCTTCAGAACAGCAGGACAATTTACTTTGATTCTATTGAAGAAGGAATTGATTTTAGTAATGAGTATGCTCCTGAACACTTAATTATTGCTTCAGAAAGCGCAGATAATTTTATTGAAAAAATTACCAATGCTGGTTCTGTTTTCTTAGGGAATTATAGTTGTGAAAGTGCAGGAGATTATGCTTCAGGAACAAATCACACGTTGCCAACTTATGGTTATGCGAAGAACTACAGTGGTGTTTCTTTAGATAGTTTTGTGAAGAAAATTACCTTCCAGAAATTATCAAAAGAAGGAATTAAAAATATTGGAAATACTATTGAGTTAATGGCTGAAGCTGAAGGATTACAAGCCCACAAAAATGCAGTTACATTACGTTTAAAAAGTTTAACAGATGTTTAG
- the hisG gene encoding ATP phosphoribosyltransferase has product MGKLRLAVQKSGRLNEDSLKLLKAIGISIDNGKDQLKASARNFPLEVFFLRNGDIPQYLRDGVVDIAIIGENLIIEKGNNIEVVEKLGFSKCRVSIAVPKTSEAKSLGDLAGKKIATSYPKTVEKFLAKAGVEANLHIINGSVEIAPNIGLADAVCDIVSSGSTLFKNNLKEIEVLVKSEAVLVKSPQITAENQAVLDKIQFRLQSVLAARMNKYVLLNAPNNKVDDIINILPGIKSPTILPLAQEGWSSVHSVINKNDFWDIIDELRAVGAEGILVCPIENMIQ; this is encoded by the coding sequence ATGGGTAAACTAAGATTAGCAGTTCAAAAATCAGGAAGACTTAACGAAGATTCTTTAAAACTTTTAAAAGCCATTGGAATTTCAATTGATAATGGGAAAGATCAATTAAAAGCTTCAGCTCGTAATTTTCCATTAGAAGTTTTCTTTCTAAGAAATGGTGATATTCCTCAATACTTAAGAGACGGAGTAGTGGATATTGCAATCATCGGCGAAAACTTAATCATTGAAAAAGGAAATAATATTGAAGTAGTAGAGAAATTAGGATTTTCTAAATGTCGAGTTTCTATTGCCGTTCCTAAAACTTCTGAAGCCAAGAGTTTAGGAGATTTAGCTGGCAAAAAGATTGCAACTTCTTATCCAAAAACAGTTGAAAAATTCTTAGCAAAAGCAGGAGTTGAAGCAAATTTACACATCATTAATGGTTCTGTTGAAATTGCTCCAAATATTGGTTTGGCTGACGCAGTTTGTGATATTGTTTCTAGTGGAAGTACGTTATTCAAAAACAATTTAAAGGAAATTGAAGTTTTAGTGAAATCAGAAGCTGTTTTAGTAAAATCTCCACAGATTACTGCTGAAAATCAAGCTGTATTAGATAAAATACAGTTCCGTTTACAATCTGTTTTAGCAGCAAGAATGAATAAATACGTATTGCTAAACGCACCAAATAATAAAGTAGACGATATCATAAATATTCTTCCAGGGATTAAAAGTCCAACTATTTTACCTTTAGCTCAAGAAGGTTGGAGTTCTGTGCACTCAGTTATTAACAAAAACGATTTTTGGGATATAATAGATGAACTTCGTGCAGTAGGTGCAGAAGGAATTTTAGTTTGTCCAATTGAAAATATGATTCAGTAA
- a CDS encoding ABC-F family ATP-binding cassette domain-containing protein translates to MISVDQLTVEFNGKALFSDVSFVINENDKIALMGKNGAGKSTMMKIIAGLNSPTKGGVRCPKDTVIAYLPQHLLIEDNCTVKEEASKAFQAIFDMKAEMDDLNKQLETRTDYESDAYMKIIERVSDLGEKYYALEEVNYEAEVEKALKGLGFKQEDFERATSEFSGGWRMRIELAKILLQKPDLILLDEPTNHVDIESVIWLENFLLNKAKAVVVISHDKAFIDNITNRTIEVTMGTIHDYKANYSHYLELRKERRVHQLKAYQEQQKFIADTKAFIERFKGTYSKTNQVASRERMLEKLVPVEIDEVDNSALKLRFPPSPRSGDYPVKVNELTKTYGDLTVFKDASFSIARGEKVSFVGRNGEGKSTMIKAIMGEIDFKGECGLGHNAKVGYFAQNQASLLDPELTIFQTVDEVAEGDIRIQIKNILGRFMFSGDDLEKKVKVLSGGEKTRLAMVKLLLEPVNLLILDEPTNHLDLKSKDVIKEALLNFDGTLILVSHDRDFLQGLSEKVFEFKDKRVIEHFETIDAFLERNNINALKEIDL, encoded by the coding sequence ATGATATCTGTAGATCAATTAACCGTTGAATTTAATGGTAAAGCCTTATTTAGTGATGTTTCATTTGTAATTAATGAAAATGATAAAATTGCATTAATGGGTAAAAACGGAGCAGGAAAATCAACAATGATGAAGATTATTGCTGGACTAAACTCTCCTACTAAAGGTGGTGTTCGTTGTCCAAAAGATACAGTTATCGCATATCTTCCTCAACATTTATTGATTGAAGATAATTGTACGGTTAAAGAAGAAGCTTCAAAGGCATTTCAAGCTATTTTTGATATGAAAGCTGAAATGGATGATTTAAATAAACAATTAGAAACAAGAACAGATTATGAATCTGACGCGTACATGAAAATTATTGAACGTGTTTCTGATTTAGGAGAGAAATATTATGCTTTAGAGGAAGTTAATTATGAAGCTGAGGTTGAAAAAGCATTAAAAGGTTTAGGTTTTAAGCAAGAAGATTTTGAAAGAGCTACTTCTGAATTTAGTGGAGGGTGGCGAATGAGAATTGAATTGGCGAAAATTTTACTTCAAAAGCCTGATTTAATTTTATTAGATGAGCCAACAAACCACGTTGATATTGAATCTGTAATTTGGTTAGAAAACTTCCTATTAAACAAGGCAAAAGCTGTTGTTGTTATTTCTCACGACAAAGCATTCATTGACAATATCACCAATAGAACTATTGAAGTAACTATGGGAACAATTCACGATTATAAAGCGAATTATTCTCATTACTTAGAATTACGAAAAGAAAGAAGAGTTCATCAATTAAAAGCATATCAAGAACAGCAAAAATTTATTGCAGATACCAAAGCATTTATTGAACGATTTAAAGGAACTTATTCAAAAACAAATCAAGTTGCTTCTAGAGAACGAATGCTTGAAAAATTAGTTCCAGTTGAAATTGATGAAGTAGATAATTCTGCTTTAAAACTTCGCTTTCCTCCTTCTCCAAGATCTGGAGATTATCCTGTAAAAGTGAATGAATTGACTAAAACATATGGAGATCTTACTGTATTTAAAGACGCTAGTTTCTCTATTGCTCGTGGAGAGAAAGTTTCTTTTGTTGGACGAAATGGTGAAGGAAAATCTACTATGATAAAAGCCATTATGGGTGAAATTGATTTTAAAGGAGAATGCGGTTTAGGTCACAATGCAAAAGTTGGATATTTTGCTCAAAATCAAGCTTCGTTATTAGATCCAGAATTAACTATTTTTCAAACTGTTGATGAGGTTGCAGAAGGCGATATTCGAATTCAAATAAAGAATATTTTAGGTCGTTTTATGTTCAGTGGAGATGATCTTGAAAAAAAAGTAAAAGTGCTTTCTGGAGGTGAGAAAACTCGTTTAGCAATGGTTAAATTACTGCTAGAACCTGTGAATCTTTTAATATTAGATGAGCCAACGAATCACTTAGATTTAAAATCTAAAGATGTTATTAAAGAAGCGCTTTTGAATTTTGATGGGACTTTGATTTTAGTATCGCACGATCGTGACTTTTTACAAGGTTTATCTGAAAAAGTATTTGAATTTAAAGATAAACGAGTAATTGAACACTTTGAAACTATTGATGCCTTTTTAGAAAGAAACAATATCAATGCTTTAAAAGAGATTGATTTGTAA